One window of Dromaius novaehollandiae isolate bDroNov1 chromosome 20, bDroNov1.hap1, whole genome shotgun sequence genomic DNA carries:
- the GOLGA1 gene encoding golgin subfamily A member 1 isoform X2 produces the protein MFAKLKKKIAEEAAVAPRPGGAARIPRSVSKESITSVGADSGDDFASDGSSSREDLSSQLLRRNEQIRKLEVKLSDYADQIRNLQKIKEKLENALEKHQDSSMRKFQEQNEAHQANRAKMAEGMALALEKKDQEWMEKLGQVEKEKRMLETQLQEMREQSLNLFQKRDEIDELEGFQQQEMAKVKHMEESLSKAEQELEARTRELTHTKEVLQDTSSVSSGLRKDLQELRQQFLELEAQRDELMTAETNAENKITALELREQELQTVIQQLSVDLQNARVASSGCERRLEMLQVEHESLKVEYEQHKQKMTLEYDERNKLIEQLQEKVSALEKKLERNLSGDEHVQELLKEKTTLEQKLDETRQQLLTDRAHHAETANVLETQNKELEQKLQIATEALKKSKEEAGEQDLQIQMLQTDLENERSKLQQQILSVKHEYEEKVAGLESQITALKTAWEFDKTATQRKLSQLEKENEDLSKSREEYESSLKNQESELDRLKKELSSRETVSTEIAKALEETRKQKEELQQQVSHLASLIEEKDQLINEKSDTLLKKKEELNQLSQDHEAVLLQMHQLQSDIEASNSRAVEKEETARKEIDELKLQIQECLLAREHERNASELEESARALNNKHLHPPENRVMEQNGEVAAADIIQLQKENRELEQQIAEKNKVIKQLQQRMTELKKTLQKELKIRPDSEGPEVREKTNSEVPNASVTVTNNSDLNDSREINFEYLKHVVLKFMSCRESEAFHLIKAVSVLLNFSQEEENMLKETLEYKMSWFGSKPSPKGSIRPSISSPRTPWS, from the exons ATGTTTGCGAAACTGAAGAAGAAGATCGCGGAAGAGGCAGCGGTTGCGCCTCGCCCGGGAGGAGCTGCCAGGATACCGCGGTCTGTCAGCAAGGAGTCGATTACGTCCGTGGGAGCAGACTCGGGAGATGACTTT gctTCTGATGGAAGCAGCTCTAGAGAGGATCTTTCATCCCAGTTGTTGAGAAGAAATGAACAGATAAGAAAACTGGAGGTCAAGCTGTCCG ATTATGCCGATCAGATCCGAAATTTGCAGAAGATAAAAGAGAAGCTTGAAAATGCATTAGAAAAGCATCAGGATT CCTCCATGAGGAAGTTTCAGGAGCAGAATGAAGCTCACCAGGCCAACCGAGCCAAGATGGCTGAAGGAATGGCTTTGGCCTTAGAAAAAAAGGACCAG gAGTGGATGGAAAAATTGGGTCAAGTTGAAAAG GAGAAAAGAATGCTTGAAACACAGTTACAAGAAATGAGGGAGCAGAGTTTAAACCTTTTTCAAAAGAGAGATGAAATTGATGAACTGGAGGGCTTTCAACAGCAGGAGATGGCCAAAGTTAAACACAtg gaagaatctctgagcaaagcagaacaggaaCTAGAGGCACGCACTCGAGAACTAACTCACACCAAAGAGGTGCTTCAGGATACAAGCAGCGTGTCATCAGGCCTAAGAAAAGATCTTCAAGAGTTGCGGCAACAGTTCTTGGAGCTAGAAGCACAGAG AGATGAACTGATGACAGCTGAGACGAATGCAGAAAATAAGATCACTGCTCTGGAGTTAAGAGAACAGGAGCTACAAACTGTCATTCAGCAGCTCTCTGTAGACTTGCAAAAT GCTCGAGTTGCTAGTTCTGGTTGTGAGAGGAGACTGGAAATGTTACAGGTGGAGCATGAATCTCTGAAGGTGGAATATGAACAACACAAGCAAAAG ATGACTCTTGAATATGATGAGAGAAATAAACTTATTGAACAGCTACAGGAAAAAGTGTCTGCCTTGGAAAAGAAGCTAGAAAGAAATCTTTCAGGGGATGAACACGTGCAGGAACTTCTCAAGGAG AAAACTACTCTTGAGCAGAAACTGGATGAAACCAGGCAGCAGTTACTAACAGACAGAGCTCATCATGCTGAGACTGCAAACGTATTGGAAACACAG AATAAAGAACTGGAACAAAAACTACAGATTGCAACAGAAGCATTAAAGAAGAGTAAGGAAGAAGCTGGTGAGCAGGATCTACAGATCCAGATGCTG caaacTGATCTAGAGAATGAAAGAAGTAAACTGCAGCAACAGATTTTAAGTGTGAAACATGAATACGAAGAGAAAGTTGCTGGGCTGGAGTCTCAAATAACTGCTCTTAAAACAGCTTGGGAATTTGATAAAACAGCTACTCAACGCAAGCTA AGccagttggaaaaggaaaatgaagatctgagtaaaagcagagaagagtatgAGAGTTCTTTAAAAAACCAAGAGTCTGAACTGGACAGGCTAAAG AAGGAATTAAGCAGCAGAGAAACTGTCAGCACTGAAATTGCCAAAGCATTGGAAGAAACAcgaaaacaaaaagaggaattACAACAGCAG GTTTCACATCTGGCTTCCTTAATAGAGGAGAAGGACCAGCTGATTAATGAAAAATCTGACACGCTtctaaaaaagaaggaagaactaaACCAACTCAGTCAAG ACCATGAAGCTGTCTTGCTGCAAATGCACCAGTTGCAATCTGATATAGAAGCAAGTAATAGCCGAGCagtggagaaagaagaaacagcaagaaaggAAATCGATGAACTGAAATTGCAGATACAGGAGTGCCTGCTGGCCAGAGAACATGAGAGAAAC GCTTCAGAACTAGAGGAATCAGCAAGAGCCTTGAATAATAAACATTTACATCCTCCAGAGAACCGTGTGATGGAACAGAATGGAGAGGTGGCGGCTGCAGACATCATTCAACTTCAAAAAGAGAACAGAGAGCTGGAACAGCAAATCGCTGAGAAAAACAAG GTAATAAAGCAGCTACAGCAGAGAATGACAGAACTCAAAAAAACGCTCCAGAAAGAGTTG aaaaTAAGGCCTGACAGTGAGGGACCTGAAGTACGtgaaaaaacaaattctgaagtGCCTAATGCTTCTGTGACTGTCACGAACAACTCTGATTTAAATGACTCAAGGGAGATAAACTTTGAATACCTTAAACATGTTGTACTAAAATTCATGTCCTGCCGGGAATCTGAG GCATTCCATCTAATTAAAGCTGTATCTGTGTTACTGAATTTTtcacaagaggaagaaaatatgCTTAAAGAAACCTTGGAATACAAG ATGTCGTGGTTTGGGTCAAAGCCATCTCCTAAAGGCAGTATCCGGCCATCTATCTCGAGCCCAAGGACACCGTGGTCTTAA
- the GOLGA1 gene encoding golgin subfamily A member 1 isoform X1, with product MFAKLKKKIAEEAAVAPRPGGAARIPRSVSKESITSVGADSGDDFASDGSSSREDLSSQLLRRNEQIRKLEVKLSDYADQIRNLQKIKEKLENALEKHQDSSMRKFQEQNEAHQANRAKMAEGMALALEKKDQEWMEKLGQVEKEKRMLETQLQEMREQSLNLFQKRDEIDELEGFQQQEMAKVKHMLLKKEESLSKAEQELEARTRELTHTKEVLQDTSSVSSGLRKDLQELRQQFLELEAQRDELMTAETNAENKITALELREQELQTVIQQLSVDLQNARVASSGCERRLEMLQVEHESLKVEYEQHKQKMTLEYDERNKLIEQLQEKVSALEKKLERNLSGDEHVQELLKEKTTLEQKLDETRQQLLTDRAHHAETANVLETQNKELEQKLQIATEALKKSKEEAGEQDLQIQMLQTDLENERSKLQQQILSVKHEYEEKVAGLESQITALKTAWEFDKTATQRKLSQLEKENEDLSKSREEYESSLKNQESELDRLKKELSSRETVSTEIAKALEETRKQKEELQQQVSHLASLIEEKDQLINEKSDTLLKKKEELNQLSQDHEAVLLQMHQLQSDIEASNSRAVEKEETARKEIDELKLQIQECLLAREHERNASELEESARALNNKHLHPPENRVMEQNGEVAAADIIQLQKENRELEQQIAEKNKVIKQLQQRMTELKKTLQKELKIRPDSEGPEVREKTNSEVPNASVTVTNNSDLNDSREINFEYLKHVVLKFMSCRESEAFHLIKAVSVLLNFSQEEENMLKETLEYKMSWFGSKPSPKGSIRPSISSPRTPWS from the exons ATGTTTGCGAAACTGAAGAAGAAGATCGCGGAAGAGGCAGCGGTTGCGCCTCGCCCGGGAGGAGCTGCCAGGATACCGCGGTCTGTCAGCAAGGAGTCGATTACGTCCGTGGGAGCAGACTCGGGAGATGACTTT gctTCTGATGGAAGCAGCTCTAGAGAGGATCTTTCATCCCAGTTGTTGAGAAGAAATGAACAGATAAGAAAACTGGAGGTCAAGCTGTCCG ATTATGCCGATCAGATCCGAAATTTGCAGAAGATAAAAGAGAAGCTTGAAAATGCATTAGAAAAGCATCAGGATT CCTCCATGAGGAAGTTTCAGGAGCAGAATGAAGCTCACCAGGCCAACCGAGCCAAGATGGCTGAAGGAATGGCTTTGGCCTTAGAAAAAAAGGACCAG gAGTGGATGGAAAAATTGGGTCAAGTTGAAAAG GAGAAAAGAATGCTTGAAACACAGTTACAAGAAATGAGGGAGCAGAGTTTAAACCTTTTTCAAAAGAGAGATGAAATTGATGAACTGGAGGGCTTTCAACAGCAGGAGATGGCCAAAGTTAAACACAtg cttttgaaaaaggaagaatctctgagcaaagcagaacaggaaCTAGAGGCACGCACTCGAGAACTAACTCACACCAAAGAGGTGCTTCAGGATACAAGCAGCGTGTCATCAGGCCTAAGAAAAGATCTTCAAGAGTTGCGGCAACAGTTCTTGGAGCTAGAAGCACAGAG AGATGAACTGATGACAGCTGAGACGAATGCAGAAAATAAGATCACTGCTCTGGAGTTAAGAGAACAGGAGCTACAAACTGTCATTCAGCAGCTCTCTGTAGACTTGCAAAAT GCTCGAGTTGCTAGTTCTGGTTGTGAGAGGAGACTGGAAATGTTACAGGTGGAGCATGAATCTCTGAAGGTGGAATATGAACAACACAAGCAAAAG ATGACTCTTGAATATGATGAGAGAAATAAACTTATTGAACAGCTACAGGAAAAAGTGTCTGCCTTGGAAAAGAAGCTAGAAAGAAATCTTTCAGGGGATGAACACGTGCAGGAACTTCTCAAGGAG AAAACTACTCTTGAGCAGAAACTGGATGAAACCAGGCAGCAGTTACTAACAGACAGAGCTCATCATGCTGAGACTGCAAACGTATTGGAAACACAG AATAAAGAACTGGAACAAAAACTACAGATTGCAACAGAAGCATTAAAGAAGAGTAAGGAAGAAGCTGGTGAGCAGGATCTACAGATCCAGATGCTG caaacTGATCTAGAGAATGAAAGAAGTAAACTGCAGCAACAGATTTTAAGTGTGAAACATGAATACGAAGAGAAAGTTGCTGGGCTGGAGTCTCAAATAACTGCTCTTAAAACAGCTTGGGAATTTGATAAAACAGCTACTCAACGCAAGCTA AGccagttggaaaaggaaaatgaagatctgagtaaaagcagagaagagtatgAGAGTTCTTTAAAAAACCAAGAGTCTGAACTGGACAGGCTAAAG AAGGAATTAAGCAGCAGAGAAACTGTCAGCACTGAAATTGCCAAAGCATTGGAAGAAACAcgaaaacaaaaagaggaattACAACAGCAG GTTTCACATCTGGCTTCCTTAATAGAGGAGAAGGACCAGCTGATTAATGAAAAATCTGACACGCTtctaaaaaagaaggaagaactaaACCAACTCAGTCAAG ACCATGAAGCTGTCTTGCTGCAAATGCACCAGTTGCAATCTGATATAGAAGCAAGTAATAGCCGAGCagtggagaaagaagaaacagcaagaaaggAAATCGATGAACTGAAATTGCAGATACAGGAGTGCCTGCTGGCCAGAGAACATGAGAGAAAC GCTTCAGAACTAGAGGAATCAGCAAGAGCCTTGAATAATAAACATTTACATCCTCCAGAGAACCGTGTGATGGAACAGAATGGAGAGGTGGCGGCTGCAGACATCATTCAACTTCAAAAAGAGAACAGAGAGCTGGAACAGCAAATCGCTGAGAAAAACAAG GTAATAAAGCAGCTACAGCAGAGAATGACAGAACTCAAAAAAACGCTCCAGAAAGAGTTG aaaaTAAGGCCTGACAGTGAGGGACCTGAAGTACGtgaaaaaacaaattctgaagtGCCTAATGCTTCTGTGACTGTCACGAACAACTCTGATTTAAATGACTCAAGGGAGATAAACTTTGAATACCTTAAACATGTTGTACTAAAATTCATGTCCTGCCGGGAATCTGAG GCATTCCATCTAATTAAAGCTGTATCTGTGTTACTGAATTTTtcacaagaggaagaaaatatgCTTAAAGAAACCTTGGAATACAAG ATGTCGTGGTTTGGGTCAAAGCCATCTCCTAAAGGCAGTATCCGGCCATCTATCTCGAGCCCAAGGACACCGTGGTCTTAA
- the ARPC5L gene encoding actin-related protein 2/3 complex subunit 5-like protein codes for MARSTLSSRFRRLDIDAYDENRFVEEPEEAAAAEPDAGPEVEALLRHPLRRTGDALQAFHAAIRNSPVNTKNQAMKEQAQGTMLKVLTSFKSSEIEQAVNSLDRNGIDLLMKYIYKGFEKPTENSSAILLQWHEKALAVGGLGSIVRVLTARKTV; via the exons atgGCGCGGAGCACGCTCTCCTCCCGCTTCCGCCGCCTGGACATCGACGCGTACGACGAGAACCGCTTCGTGGAGGAgcccgaggaggcggcggcggccgagcccgACGCGGGCCCCGAGGTGGAGGCGCTGCTGCGGC ACCCGCTGCGCCGCACAGGCGATGCGCTCCAGGCTTTCCACGCGGCCATTAGGAACTCGCCCGTTAACACCAAGAACCAGGCGATGAAG gaaCAGGCCCAGGGAACCATGCTTAAAGTCCTCACATCTTTTAAAAGCAGTGAAATAGAACAAGCAGTGAACTCCTTAGACAGAAATGGTATTGACTTGTTAATGAAGTACATTTATAAAGGATTTGAAAAGCCAACAGAAAATAGCAGTGCAATATTACTTCAATGGCACGAAAAG gcattagCAGTAGGTGGACTAGGTTCCATAGTAAGAGTTCTTACTGCAAGAAAGACTGTTTAA
- the PPP6C gene encoding serine/threonine-protein phosphatase 6 catalytic subunit has product MAPLDLDKYVEIARLCKYLPENDLKRLCDYVCDLLLEESNVQPVSTPVTVCGDIHGQFYDLCELFRTGGQVPDTNYIFMGDFVDRGYYSLETFTYLLALKAKWPDRITLLRGNHESRQITQVYGFYDECQTKYGNANAWRYCTKVFDMLTIAALIDEQILCVHGGLSPDIKTLDQIRTIERNQEIPHKGAFCDLVWSDPEDVDTWAISPRGAGWLFGAKVTNEFVHINNLKLICRAHQLVHEGYKFMFDEKLVTVWSAPNYCYRCGNIASIMVFKDVNTREPKLFRAVPDSERVIPPRTTTPYFL; this is encoded by the exons ATGGCGCCGCTTGACCTGGACAAGTACGTGGAGATCGCGCGGCTCTGCAAGTACCTGCCCGAGAACGACCTCAAG CGCCTCTGCGACTACGTGTGCGACCTGCTGCTGGAGGAGTCCAACGTGCAGCCGGTGTCCACGCCCGTCACCGTCTGCGGCGACATCCACGGGCAG TTCTATGACCTGTGCGAGCTGTTCAGAACTGGCGGTCAGGTCCCTGACACAAACTACATCTTCATG GGTGACTTTGTAGATAGAGGTTATTATAGTCTTGAGACTTTCACTTACCTTCTTGCACTAAAAGCTAAATGGCCTGATCGTATCACACTGTTACGAGGCAATCATGAAAGCAGGCAGATAACTCAAGTGTATGGATTTTATG ATGAGTGCCAAACCAAATATGGAAATGCTAATGCTTGGAGATACTGTACCAAAGTCTTTGACATGCTCACAATAGCAGCT TTAATAGATGAGCAGATTCTCTGTGTGCATGGTGGCTTGTCTCCAGACATCAAGACACTCGATCAAATTCGAACCATTGAACGTAATCAAGAAATTCCGCATAAAGGAGCCTTTTGTGACCTTGTCTGGTCTGATCCAGAAGATGTAGATACTTGGGCGATTAGTCCGCGAGGAGCAGGCTGGCTGTTCGGTGCAAAGGTGACAAATGAG TTTGTTCATATCAACAACTTAAAACTCATCTGCAGAGCACATCAGCTAGTGCACGAAGGCTATAAATTCATGTTCGATGAGAAATTGGTAACGGTATGGTCTGCTCCAAACTACTGCTACCGTTGTGGAAATATTGCATCAATCATGGTCTTTAAAGATGTAAATACAAGAGAACCAAAGCTATTCCGTGCAGTTCCAGATTCAGAACGCGTAATTCCTCCTAGAACAACTACGCCGTACTTCCTTTGA